TTCAAAAAAAATCGTAAAATGTAAATAAATTGCATAAAATTCATGTTTTAATGTGGATTTAAGTATAATTTTATTGACTAAATGTTTAGTTAGTTTTTTATATTGAACAAAAGACAAAATAAGTAGAGAATAAACACTTTTGTAATAGATTGAATTTAATAGGTCTTTTTGATAACTTTTAGGCGTGAAAAGGGATTTGTTATTTTATTTAAGCGTTATTTTTATAATTGTGGTTGTGGTTGCGGCTGTTTTTGCTCCCTATATTGCCCCTTACAATCCTTACGCCATAGACCCCAATGCAGTGTTACAGCCACCTTCTTTTCATCATATTTTTGGCACTGACAGAGTTGGCAGGGATGTGTTTTCAAGAATGGTATTTGCGGGTAGGATATCGATGGAGGTGTCTTTGCTTGCAGTTGGTATATCAACAATCATTGGTGTGATTTATGGTGCTGTTAGTGGTTATTTTGGTGGCTGGGTGGATGCTATTATGATGCGTTTTGTTGATATAATGCTTACCTTTCCTGTTTTTTTTCTTATTCTTGCCGTTGTAGTAGTGCTTGGGCCTGGTATCTTCAATGTTATGATAGTTATAGGTTTTACAGGCTGGATGGGCATAGCGCGTATTGTTAGAGCAGAAAGTTTAAAAGTAAGGGAATATGGGTTTGTACAGGCATCAAAGGTTTTGGGAAAAAGCAATGTTTATATCCTGTTTAAACATATTATACCAAATGCTATTTCTCCTGTGATTGTATATGCGACATTGGGAATTGGCTCTGCCATATTAACTGAATCGGGTTTGAGTTTTTTGGGATTGGGTGTTCAGCCGCCCACGGCAAGCTGGGGTAGTATTCTATCAGAGGGCAAGGATGTTTTACAGGTTGCCTGGTGGATGAGTTTTTTTCCGGGTGTTGTGATCTTTTTGACTGTTATATCATTTACGATTTTGGGTGAGAAACTAAAAAAAGATGATAGAGATTTTAGATAGAAAAAACTAAAAAACTTTGATTATATGCTTTTTGCCGATGTTGTTTTGATTAGCTTTTTTGGAATATTAACCATTGCTACAACCTCAAAGGGTGAACTGTTTGCCATTAGACAGACTGTGTGGGTGGTTATAGGTGTTGTTGGGTATTTATTTGTATCAAACCTTGATGTGAGGTTTATAAAGAGAAACGGATATCTGTTTTATCTGTTTAGCATTTCTTTGCTTATTTTGGTATTTGTAAACGGCGTTTTATCCCACGGTGCAAGGCGGTGGATCAGTTTTGGTTTTGTTCATATACAACCTTCAGAGTTTATAAAACTTGCCGTAATTTTAATGCTTGCAGCTTATTTTGATGAGAATCCCAAAGCCGAACCCTACGGCTTTAAAGACCTTATTTATCCTTTGTTTATAGTTTTTTTTCCAATAATTTTTATTCTAAAACAGCCCGATCTGGGCACAGCCATTGTAGTGTTGTTTATCGCTTTATCAATTGTTCTTATAGCAGGTGTAAAGAAAAGTTTAATTATCAGAGGTGTTTTGCTTTTCTTGGTGCTTTTGCCTTTTATGTGGTCAAATCTTAAACCGTATCAAAAGGATAGAATTATGGGGTTTATAGACCCTTATTCTGCACCAACTACATACGGTTATAACACGATTCAATCAGAGATTGCTATTGGCAGCGGTGGCTTGTTTGGCTGTGGTATCAAGAGTATATCTCAAACACAGTTGAGTTTTTTACCAGAGAACCACACAGATTTTATTTTTGCTGTTTTTAGCCGGGAGTGGGGGCTTTTAGGTGATCTTATGCTTATTGTGTTGTATGGTTTTATCGTTTATAGAGCATTTATCATTGCAAAATCTGCCAAAAGTGATTTTGATCAGTTAACAGCCATAGGGGTTTTATCGTTTATCTGGATCAGTGTAATATTTAATATGGGTATGACTATGGGGTTATTACCCGTTGTTGGTATTCCGCTAATATTTTTTAGCTACGGTGGCTCAGCAACCATTACTGCATTTTTGGCCGTTGGGCTTCTGCAGGCTATTAAATTCAGGGAG
This portion of the Hippea jasoniae genome encodes:
- the rodA gene encoding rod shape-determining protein RodA; amino-acid sequence: MLFADVVLISFFGILTIATTSKGELFAIRQTVWVVIGVVGYLFVSNLDVRFIKRNGYLFYLFSISLLILVFVNGVLSHGARRWISFGFVHIQPSEFIKLAVILMLAAYFDENPKAEPYGFKDLIYPLFIVFFPIIFILKQPDLGTAIVVLFIALSIVLIAGVKKSLIIRGVLLFLVLLPFMWSNLKPYQKDRIMGFIDPYSAPTTYGYNTIQSEIAIGSGGLFGCGIKSISQTQLSFLPENHTDFIFAVFSREWGLLGDLMLIVLYGFIVYRAFIIAKSAKSDFDQLTAIGVLSFIWISVIFNMGMTMGLLPVVGIPLIFFSYGGSATITAFLAVGLLQAIKFREKL
- a CDS encoding ABC transporter permease, with the translated sequence MKRDLLFYLSVIFIIVVVVAAVFAPYIAPYNPYAIDPNAVLQPPSFHHIFGTDRVGRDVFSRMVFAGRISMEVSLLAVGISTIIGVIYGAVSGYFGGWVDAIMMRFVDIMLTFPVFFLILAVVVVLGPGIFNVMIVIGFTGWMGIARIVRAESLKVREYGFVQASKVLGKSNVYILFKHIIPNAISPVIVYATLGIGSAILTESGLSFLGLGVQPPTASWGSILSEGKDVLQVAWWMSFFPGVVIFLTVISFTILGEKLKKDDRDFR